DNA sequence from the Cucumis melo cultivar AY chromosome 6, USDA_Cmelo_AY_1.0, whole genome shotgun sequence genome:
GGTAAGAAAGTTTATCTCTAAAGCGTTTATGTTTAAACGTATAAGgttaatttcatatatttataaGTGTGgatcaaaattataaaattgtCTCTAGAAAATATCATTCTAGATTAACGTAGACTACACCTAATTAATTAGGGCCGTATGCTCTATAACATGGGCCGTATGCTACGTAACCATGTTATAGGAGGATGATGAATAACCCTCCGAGATGAGCAACTAGCAAGTAGCAATAACGGGCATTGCTTCGAGTCCCGCCTCCAAAGGTTCCGTCTCTCTCTATCTGCTTTCATCAAATAGAAAGTTGCAAATAAATTAGAGAATTTGATAATTATACGTAGATATAGTAGATTGATAGGGATAATGTCCATCACTTTTGCTTTTCATTCTCTCTGTAACAATGTTTTCCCATCTCCCACTTCAAATCATCTCGAAATTTCATCGATTTGGCGTCCAATTTCCACTAAACTCCCACAATTAAGCAACCCCATCTCTCAACCCTTGAGGAAAACCTTCACCATTGTTTCTTCCAAGTCGTCCGAAGCAGAGGAGCTCTCTTCTCCTGAGGACGAGTGGCTTAACAAGCTACCAGAAAAGAAGAAGCCCTTGTATTCTCACAGTTTGCCTTGCGTTGAGGCTTGGTTGAAGAACTTAGGATTTTACCAAAGTAAAGAGGACCGAGCTATGTGGCTGATCGAGAAGCCTGAATGGCACGCTCAGCTCTCACTCGATGTCACTGACCTCTATATAAGGTTCGCTCCTTTTTTGTGATAGAATTTGTGTTTCTCAATCTGGCTTTTTGTTGTTTATCGTTTAATTGCGTTTTCTGATTAGGGTTATTTCGTAAGTTGCATTGGGAATGAATTGTTCACTGTTTGC
Encoded proteins:
- the LOC103484146 gene encoding uncharacterized protein LOC103484146, with translation MSITFAFHSLCNNVFPSPTSNHLEISSIWRPISTKLPQLSNPISQPLRKTFTIVSSKSSEAEELSSPEDEWLNKLPEKKKPLYSHSLPCVEAWLKNLGFYQSKEDRAMWLIEKPEWHAQLSLDVTDLYIRYLKSGPGNLEKDVERRFSYALSREDIENAVLGGP